A window of Acidimicrobiales bacterium genomic DNA:
ACGCGCTGCAGGTCGAGGACTGGGACGTCCACTTCGTCGCACCGGGCCGGGTCGGCCCGTTCCTCGTCCGTGCCGAGGTCCATGGCGGGCGGCAGGGCCGGCTCGTGGCGCGGCTGACGCTCCTCGACGAGGGGCGCGACGAGGTGGTCGTCGCTGCGGGTGCCGCATCGTTCCGCGTGGCTAATATTTAGACGCTGACCAAATAAGGCCCTCCTCGTGAGGCGCCGGGGGAGGGGGCCATGGCAAGACTCATCGCACGACGGCTCTCGAGCCTCGTGCCGGTCCTGTTCCTCGTATCCCTGGTCGTGTACGGGCTGATGGCGCTCGTTCCGGGCGACGCCGCCGTACAGCTCGCGGGCGGGGTCGATGCCACCGAGGAGCGGATCGCCGAGGTGCGCACCGAGCTCGGACTGGACGATCCCTTCCTCGTCCAATACGGACGTTGGTTGAAGGGGGCCGTGACCTTCGACTTCGGCGAATCGCTCGTGAACGGTCAGAGCGTGTCCGGCGACATCCTCAACCGCCTCCCGGTCACTGCGAGCATCGCCTTCGGCGCCATGGTGGTCGGTCTCCTGGTGGGCGTGCCGGCCGGCATCGTCGCCGGCATGAAGGCAGGCACCAGGCTCGACCGCGGGCTCATCTTCGGGACGACCCTCGGCATCGCCGTGCCGAACTTCTGGCTGGCGATGATGCTCATCCTCGTCTTCGCGGTGAACCTCGGGTGGTTCCCCGCGATCGGGTTCACCCGCCTGACCGAGTCGCCCTGGGACTGGCTGCGCTCGCTGGTGCTGCCGTCGCTGGCGCTCGGCACCTTCGTCGCCGCATCCGTGGCCCGCCAGCTCCGGGGCGAGCTGGCCGACGTGATGCAGCGCAGCTACGTGCGCACGGCATGGGCGAAAGGGGGCTCGGCCCGGCTCGTCGTGGGCAAGCACGCCCTGAAGAACGCGGCCATACCGGCGGTCACCGTCATCGGCCTGCAGATGGGCGGTCTGATCGGGGGAACCGTGATCCTCGAGCAGATCTTCTCCATCCCCGGCCTCGGCACCTACCTCCTCCAGGCGATAACCAGCTCCGACATGCCGGTCATCATGGGGGTCACCACCATGTTCGTGCTGGTCTACATGGTGATGAGCCTGCTGGTGGACGTCGCCTACGGGCTGCTGAACCCGAAGGTGCGCGTGTCGTGATCGCCGCCGAGGAGGCGCGCGGCGTCGAGGAGTCGGCCGTCCCTGCCCC
This region includes:
- a CDS encoding ABC transporter permease, with the protein product MARLIARRLSSLVPVLFLVSLVVYGLMALVPGDAAVQLAGGVDATEERIAEVRTELGLDDPFLVQYGRWLKGAVTFDFGESLVNGQSVSGDILNRLPVTASIAFGAMVVGLLVGVPAGIVAGMKAGTRLDRGLIFGTTLGIAVPNFWLAMMLILVFAVNLGWFPAIGFTRLTESPWDWLRSLVLPSLALGTFVAASVARQLRGELADVMQRSYVRTAWAKGGSARLVVGKHALKNAAIPAVTVIGLQMGGLIGGTVILEQIFSIPGLGTYLLQAITSSDMPVIMGVTTMFVLVYMVMSLLVDVAYGLLNPKVRVS